CGCCTTACTTTAGAACAGTAATAAAAGTCATTGGAGTTTTGTTTAACCTTGCGCTTTTGTTTTACCTTAAGTATCTCGGCTTTTTTGTTGAGAATCTCGATGCACTTACAGGAGCAACTTTTACGGCAAAAGAAATTCTTATGCCGATAGGAATCAGCTTTTTTACCTTCGGGCAGATATCTTTTATTGTAGACAGGGCAAATGGCAAGGCTCCGCATTACAATATTATTGAGTATCTGATGTACACTACATATTTTCCCAAGCTAATTCAGGGACCTATTGCTTTCCACAAGGAAATGACAGATCAGTTCAGGGACAAGAGCCTTAGAAAGACAGATCCTGATAAATTGGCCAGAGGAATAATGTCTTTTATCATAGGACTATCCAAGAAGGTTCTCCTTGCAGACAATCTTGCCAAGGCGGTAAACTACGGCTTTCACTATACATATTATCTGGATACCATAACTGTAATTCTGGTTATGCTCGCTTACACTTTCGAAATCTATCTAGATTTTTCGGGATATTGTGACATGGCAAACGGTGTGAGTCTGATGCTGGGATTTGAACTTCCGGATAACTTTAATTCGCCTTATAAGGCAGCAACTTCAAGAGAGCTTTGGCAGCGCTGGCATATGACTCTTTCAAGGTTCTTTATCAAATATGTTTATATCCCACTTGGAGGAAGCAGGAAAGGCAAGCTTCGCACAGTAATAAATGTACTTATAGTATTTGTACTAAGTGGCCTATGGCACGGCGCAGGCTGGACATACGTGTGCTGGGGACTCATGCAGGGACTTTTGGTTGTATGGGATAACCTTGGAATAACAGGAGTTACAGAGCCGGAAAAAGCTAATAAGAAAACACGCTATCTTTTGAGAGAAAAGCCACTTTTTGTGGTTCCGAGAGCAGTTGGAAATGCTGTAACATTTACGATGTTTGTTATTTCCCTCATATTCTTTGGATCTCAGAATCTTGAATATGTTGGTGCCATGTTTAGAAGACTCTTTGTGTGGACATATCCGGGATTTTTATACAAGACTGCAGAAAATCTGGCTATTCCGGAGAACTATATTTTCAGACAGCTCTTTACACAGATGGGTAAGCCTGAAATGGTGAATATTGTATATGTTGCAACTTTTGTGCTCCTGATAGTTATAAGTGCATTTGTCATGACGAGGAAGAACACAAAAGAAATCGTTACGGAAACCAGATTTGATAAAAAGACAATTGCTGGACTTGTAGTGTTATTTATATGGTCCTTCATTTCACTGTCAAATGTCAGCACTTTTATTTACTTCCAGTTCTAGTAATAATTAGAAAGAAACAGTTTTATGAACCAAAATAATAATTCAGTTAAATTCATAAAAAGACTTATAGTATCTATCCTGGCAGTAGCTTTACTGGTTGGTGGTATGGTTTATGTTTTTGATCCTTTTTACCACTATCATAAGCCATGGTTTGGGCTTAAGGCGGTTCTGAGTGATAAAGAATATCAGTGTATCGGAACACTTAGGAATTTTGATTATGATGCGCTTCTGGTCGGGTCATCAGTTATGGAGAATAATGACAATGCCTGGTATGACAGTGCTTATGGCGTAAAATCCATTAAGGCTATCAGAAGTTATGGAGCAACAGCAGACTTGTGTTATCTGATGGATGAGGCATTTGCAGATCACGATATCAAAATGGTTTTTTATAATATTGATCCGTCAGCTCTTTCCGGTTCAACTGAGACAACTTATGAATCCACCGGTTGTCCAATGTATTTATATGACAGAAATCCATTTAATGATGTGAGATATCTTTTTAATAAAGATGTATTGTTTGAGAAGATTCCTTATGAAATTGCCAATTCTTTTATCGGCGATTACGATGAAGGATTATCCTATAACTGGGCTAAATGGAAGAGCTTTAATTCTGATATGGCGCTTGGCCTTTATCACAGATCAAACGAAGTGGTGCCTATGATGGATGAGACTGTATATAGCAGTGAACTTGCCGGAAACATAGCTCTTTTGACAAGTCAGGTTAAGGCACATCCTGAGACAGAATTTATATTCTTTTATCCTGTATACTCTATGCTCTGGTGGGATGGAGTTGTAAGGTCTGGTGAAAGAGATGCATATATTTATAATGAAATCCAGATGACAGGTGAGCTTTTAAAATATAACAATGTTAAAGTGTTCTGTTTCCAGGCTCAGGAAGAGGTTGCAACTAACCTTGAGCTGTACATGGATTCAATACATTTTGCACCTGAGATCAATAAGCTTATGCTTGATGAGATAATAGCAGGTGATTATGAGCTGACACCTGAAAACTATGAGGATAAACTCATGGAAGTGAAAGCTTTTTCTGACAGAGTAGTTAACGACTACATTCTGGAATACGAAGAAAAGGGGCTTTTGACCTATCAAACTGTTGCGGAACAGTAAGATGTGATATACTATACTCCGAATTACACGTAAGTGAGTTAGGAGTATAGTTTTTTTATGGTATATAAGACAAAAGGAACCTGCTCAACACAGATAGATATAGAAGTTGAGGAAGGAATAATCAGACACGTAGAATTTACAAATGGATGCAATGGCAATCTTCAGGGTATATCCAAACTTGTTGAAGGTATGAAGTGTGAGGATGCTATTGGCAAGCTTCGTGGCATCAAGTGCGGCTTTAAGAATACATCATGCCCGGATCAGTTATCATATGCAATTGAGCAGGCTATGCAGGCTTGATATAGCAATCTGAAAGAAGGTTATAGAATTGAGCGAAAATGCTAATAAGAGAATCGTCCTTACAGGAGGCGGAAGTGCAGGTCATGTAACACCTAATATTGCACTTATTCCTGCACTTAAGAAAGCTGGATATGAAATATTCTATATCGGCTCATATGAAGGAATTGAGAAAAAGCTTATCGAAGACTATAACATTCCATATTTCGGAATAGCTACAGGTAAGCTTAGGAGATATTTTGATCCCAAGAATTTTTCAGATCCGTTCAGGGTTATGAAGGGATTCACTGAATCAATTACACTTCTTAAGAGGATCAACCCCGATATTATCTTTTCGAAGGGCGGATTTGTAAGCGTTCCTGTTGTCAGGGCAGCTAAAGTTCTGGGAATACCATACATTGTTCACGAATCTGATATCACACCGGGACTTGCCAATAAGCTCAGTATGAAGGGAGCAAGGAAGATTTGTTGCAATTTCCCTGAGACAATGAGACTTTTACCAGCGGATAAAGCTATTTTAACCGGAACACCTATAAGAGAAGAACTCGGAAATGGATCAAGGGAAGAAGGCAGAAAGATTTGCGGCTTTACAGATGATAAGCCTGTTCTTATGGTAATCGGCGGAAGCCTTGGTGCTCAGTCAGTCAATGAGACAGTAAGATTTGCACTTCCAAGACTACTTCCACAGTTCAATGTAGTTCATATCTGTGGCAAAGAGAAGATGGACAATCTTAAACTCTCTGTTCCAGGCTACAAGCAGTTTGAGTATGTTAAGAATGAGTTAAAAGACTTGTTCGCCATGGCAGACATAGTTGTTTCAAGAGCGGGAGCAAACTCAATATGTGAGCTTCTTGCACTCAAGAAACCCAATATTCTTATTCCTCTTTCTACCAAGTCCAGCAGAGGAGATCAGATGCTCAATGCCAAATCATTTGAGCAGCAGGGATTCTCACTTGTGATTGATAATGATGAACTTGATGAGGATATTCTAGTAGAAACAATTGAGGACCTTTATGAGAATAGAGATAAATTCCTCGCTAATATGAATAAGAGCAGTCTTCAGTCAGCAACAGATGCTATTGTGAAGATTCTTAATGAAGAAATCCAGTAATTATACAAAAAAAGAGCTCTACTCCCGGTTGTTGATATGAGTAGAGCTTAATTTATCTTATGGATTAACCAAAGTATCTCTTAAGAAGACCTGCAAAAGCTTTACCATGTCTTGCTTCATCTCTTCCAATCTCATGAACAGCATCATGAATAGCGTCAAGGTCAAGCTGTTTAGCCTTCTTGGCAAGATCAGCGCGTCCCTGAGTTGCGCCATATTCAGCGTCAGCACGGAGTTCAAGATTCTTCTTAGTAGAATCTGTAATTACTTCTCCAAGGAGCTCTGCGAAATGAGCTGCGTGCTCTGCCTCTTCCCATGCTGCTTTTTCAAAGAAAGCACCGATTTCAGGATAACCTTCGCGGATAGCTACTCTACCCATAGCAAGGTACATACCAACCTCAGTACATTCTCCATTAAACATTTCACGTAATCCATTTTTGATTTCATCAGGAGCAGATGAAGCTACACCCACAACATGCTCGCAAGCCCAAACTTTGTCGCCTTCCTGCTTGGTGAATTTCTCAGCAGGTGCCTTACATACAGGACAAGCCTCCGGTGGCTGATCTCCTTCATGAACATAACCACATACCTGACATACCCATTTCATAATCTAGTCTCCTTTCTTGCGCCTCCGCAAAAGTGCATGTTTGCACTA
The sequence above is a segment of the Butyrivibrio proteoclasticus B316 genome. Coding sequences within it:
- a CDS encoding MBOAT family O-acyltransferase; amino-acid sequence: MEKYMGFNSFTFLLIFLPILLIGWNILNKIEKYAVADVFLIGMSLYFYYTFGAGFLLVLLISTSVNYLLSGILAWKEQKEIAPYFRTVIKVIGVLFNLALLFYLKYLGFFVENLDALTGATFTAKEILMPIGISFFTFGQISFIVDRANGKAPHYNIIEYLMYTTYFPKLIQGPIAFHKEMTDQFRDKSLRKTDPDKLARGIMSFIIGLSKKVLLADNLAKAVNYGFHYTYYLDTITVILVMLAYTFEIYLDFSGYCDMANGVSLMLGFELPDNFNSPYKAATSRELWQRWHMTLSRFFIKYVYIPLGGSRKGKLRTVINVLIVFVLSGLWHGAGWTYVCWGLMQGLLVVWDNLGITGVTEPEKANKKTRYLLREKPLFVVPRAVGNAVTFTMFVISLIFFGSQNLEYVGAMFRRLFVWTYPGFLYKTAENLAIPENYIFRQLFTQMGKPEMVNIVYVATFVLLIVISAFVMTRKNTKEIVTETRFDKKTIAGLVVLFIWSFISLSNVSTFIYFQF
- a CDS encoding TIGR03905 family TSCPD domain-containing protein → MVYKTKGTCSTQIDIEVEEGIIRHVEFTNGCNGNLQGISKLVEGMKCEDAIGKLRGIKCGFKNTSCPDQLSYAIEQAMQA
- a CDS encoding undecaprenyldiphospho-muramoylpentapeptide beta-N-acetylglucosaminyltransferase — its product is MSENANKRIVLTGGGSAGHVTPNIALIPALKKAGYEIFYIGSYEGIEKKLIEDYNIPYFGIATGKLRRYFDPKNFSDPFRVMKGFTESITLLKRINPDIIFSKGGFVSVPVVRAAKVLGIPYIVHESDITPGLANKLSMKGARKICCNFPETMRLLPADKAILTGTPIREELGNGSREEGRKICGFTDDKPVLMVIGGSLGAQSVNETVRFALPRLLPQFNVVHICGKEKMDNLKLSVPGYKQFEYVKNELKDLFAMADIVVSRAGANSICELLALKKPNILIPLSTKSSRGDQMLNAKSFEQQGFSLVIDNDELDEDILVETIEDLYENRDKFLANMNKSSLQSATDAIVKILNEEIQ
- a CDS encoding NADH peroxidase encodes the protein MMKWVCQVCGYVHEGDQPPEACPVCKAPAEKFTKQEGDKVWACEHVVGVASSAPDEIKNGLREMFNGECTEVGMYLAMGRVAIREGYPEIGAFFEKAAWEEAEHAAHFAELLGEVITDSTKKNLELRADAEYGATQGRADLAKKAKQLDLDAIHDAVHEIGRDEARHGKAFAGLLKRYFG